The proteins below are encoded in one region of Helianthus annuus cultivar XRQ/B chromosome 2, HanXRQr2.0-SUNRISE, whole genome shotgun sequence:
- the LOC110923720 gene encoding probable transcriptional regulatory protein At2g25830, with protein MSSSTRAFTALLHRFSTSIPLKSPNSFNIQGGVRLYKNLSSSSLYSSCANAFAPVEFRYANSVRKIWTRGPLCMGRRSCKIAGRKGVQDAKKAKLYAKVGKEVVSAVKKGGPSPISNTALASILEKAKELDVPKDILERNIKRASDKNQEAYIEKVYEVYGYGGVGLIVEVSTDKINRSVARVREVVKDCGGKMADPGSIIFKFKRARVVNVKVTDADKDQLLTIALDVGADDVIEPSMDDDDDSEEDKPERYYKIVSSSENYTEILSKLREEGITFEQDNGSELLPLNMIEVDDEAMELNKELMSNLLDLDDVDAVYTDQR; from the exons ATGAGTTCTTCAACAAGAGCTTTCACTGCACTTCTACACAGATTCTCCACCAGCATCCCTCTCAAATCCCCCAATTCATTCAATATTCAAG GTGGTGTTAGGTTATATAAGAATCTATCAtcttcgtcattgtattcatcttGTGCGAATGCTTTTGCTCCGGTTGAGTTTCGGTATGCGAATTCGGTTAGGAAGATTTGGACTCGAGGTCCTCTTTGTATGGGAAGAAGGTCCTGCAAAATTGCAGGTAGAAAG GGGGTTCAAGATGCAAAGAAAGCTAAGCTCTATGCAAAAGTCGGAAAGGAAGTTGTATCTGC TGTGAAGAAAGGGGGTCCAAGTCCAATATCAAATACGGCTCTCGCATCCATTCTCGAGAAAGCTAAGGAGCTCGATGTGCCAAAGGATATCTTAGAGCGAAACATCAAGCGAGCTTCTGATAAAAACCAAGAAGCATACATCGAGAAAGTATACGAGGTATACGGTTACGGTGGAGTTGGTTTAATAGTTGAGGTTTCAACCGATAAAATCAACAGGTCGGTGGCACGTGTTAGAGAAGTGGTTAAGGATTGTGGTGGAAAGATGGCGGATCCTGGATCGATTATTTTTAAATTCAAACGGGCCCGCGTTGTGAACGTAAAAGTTACGGATGCGGATAAGGACCAGCTACTTACCATTGCGTTAGATGTTGGTGCTGATGATGTCATCGAACCTTCCATGGATGATGATGACGACTCTGAAGAAGATAAGCCCGAGAG ATACTATAAAATTGTAAGCTCGTCAGAGAATTATACTGAAATATTATCAAAGCTGCGTGAGGAAGGAATCACGTTCGAGCAAGATAATGGCTCTGAGTTACTTCCACTGAATATGATTGAG GTGGATGATGAGGCTATGGAGCTGAACAaggaactgatgtcaaatttacTTGATCTTGATGATGTTGATGCTGTATATACTGATCAGAGATGA
- the LOC110923712 gene encoding carotenoid cleavage dioxygenase 8 homolog B, chloroplastic gives MASLIPTSAAENSGYSSSMAIPDDVRVLSIFGKPMVSTKKATTTIVNVATNMPGTTQSPLQKEVVDERKLVAWTSVRQERWEGELVVEGEIPKWLNGTYIRNGPGLWHLGDYNFRHLFDGYATLVRLGFDNGRLVMGHRQIESDAYKAAKKSNKLCYREFSEVPKHDNFLAYIGDLANLFSGASLTDNANTGVVKLADGRVVCLTETIKGSIVIDPNTLDTLEKFEYSDSWGGLIHSAHPIVTDSEFLTLLPDLLNPGYMVARMDPGTNERKVIGRVDCRGGPSPGWVHSFPVTEHYVIVPEMPLRYCAKNLLKAEPTPLYKFRWCPESKGFMHVMCKASGKIVASVEVPLFVTFHFINAYEEKDEEGRITGVIADCCEHYADTTILDNLRLQNLRSWGGEDVLPDARVGRFRIPLDGSEKGELYAALNPDEHGRGMDMCSINPNFLGKQYRYAYACGAQRPCNFPNTLTKIDLVEGTAKNWYDEGAVPSEPYFVARPGATEEDDGVVISMISDKNGEGYALILDGTTFEEIARAKFPYGLPYGLHGCWVPKN, from the exons ATGGCTTCTTTGATTCCTACATCCGCCGCAGAAAACTCCGGTTATTCATCTAGCATGGCGATCCCTGACGATGTTAGGGTTTTGTCCATCTTTGGGAAACCTATGGTTTCTACAAAGAAAGCTACAACTACCATTGTGAATGTGGCCACCAATATGCCAGGGACAACTCAATCTCCGCTTCAAAAAGAAGTCGTAGATGAGCGGAAGCTAGTGGCGTGGACTAGTGTTCGGCAAGAACGTTGGGAAGGCGAGCTTGTCGTCGAAGGAGAAATACCTAAATGgctg AATGGAACGTACATAAGAAACGGACCAGGGTTATGGCATCTTGGCGACTACAACTTCCGCCACCTCTTCGACGGCTACGCCACCCTCGTCCGCCTCGGCTTCGACAACGGCCGCCTAGTAATGGGCCACCGACAAATCGAATCCGACGCCTACAAAGCAGCAAAAAAGAGCAACAAACTTTGTTACCGTGAGTTTTCTGAAGTCCCTAAACACGACAACTTCCTAGCATACATTGGCGATTTAGCGAACCTATTCTCTGGTGCATCGTTAACCGACAATGCCAACACCGGAGTGGTCAAACTAGCCGATGGACGAGTTGTTTGTTTAACTGAAACCATCAAAGGGTCGATTGTGATCGACCCTAACACGTTGGACACGTTAGAAAAGTTTGAGTACAGTGACTCGTGGGGTGGGTTGATTCATTCAGCCCATCCCATAGTCACTGACTCAGAGTTTTTGACGTTGTTGCCGGATTTGTTGAACCCCGGATATATGGTGGCAAGGATGGACCCGGGGACGAATGAGAGGAAGGTGATTGGTCGGGTTGATTGTCGAGGTGGGCCGTCTCCCGGGTGGGTGCACTCGTTTCCGGTGACCGAACATTATGTGATTGTACCGGAGATGCCGTTGAGGTATTGTGCTAAGAATTTGTTGAAAGCTGAACCAACACCATTGTATAAGTTTAGATGGTGTCCGGAATCTAAAGGGTTTATGCATGTTATGTGCAAAGCTAGTGGAAAGATT GTGGCAAGCGTGGAAGTTCCTTTGTTTGTGACATTTCATTTCATCAATGCGTATGAAGAAAAGGATGAAGAAGGGAGGATCACCGGAGTGATAGCGGACTGCTGCGAGCATTACGCCGACACCACCATCCTTGACAATCTCCGCCTTCAAAACCTCCGGTCGTGGGGTGGAGAAGATGTCCTACCAGATGCAAG AGTTGGACGATTTAGGATACCACTCGATGGTAGCGAAAAAGGAGAACTATATGCAGCATTGAACCCAGATGAACATGGAAGAGGGATGGATATGTGTAGCATCAACCCTAACTTTTTAGGGAAACAATATAGATATGCTTATGCTTGTGGTGCTCAAAGACCTTGTAACTTCCCCAACACCCTAACCAAG ATAGACTTGGTTGAGGGAACGGCGAAAAACTGGTATGACGAGGGTGCTGTCCCCTCCGAACCATATTTTGTGGCTCGTCCTGGTGCAACTGAGGAGGATGATG GAGTCGTAATATCTATGATAAGCGATAAAAATGGGGAAGGATATGCGTTGATCTTAGACGGAACAACATTTGAAGAAATCGCAAGAGCAAAGTTTCCATACGGGCTTCCATATGGACTTCATGGATGTTGGGTTCCGAAGAATTAG